The Amylolactobacillus amylophilus DSM 20533 = JCM 1125 genome contains a region encoding:
- the prmC gene encoding peptide chain release factor N(5)-glutamine methyltransferase, translating to MTRKSIEAAIAHAVALAKEANPAILPADIAFLVGERLGLTPSQLRLHGRELLLPAQMQQLNADVAALINGQSSQYILGYAWFLGEQIKVNEHVLIPRFETEELVAWVAADLKLRQVTKHVDVLDLGTGSGAILVGLSTLLNEAVVKHALKLRLSASDISGDALAVARKNFKQHNLAVQTISADVLQGLGKFDVIVSNPPYIMDEEAAVMDASVLLNEPHLALFAGVDGLDFYRRFTAQVDAHLSENGCFYLEFGYRQKQLLADLLTAELPNYTFEFRQDMEGHDRMVRGIKHETKD from the coding sequence ATGACTAGGAAAAGCATCGAAGCGGCAATAGCACACGCAGTTGCGTTAGCAAAAGAGGCTAACCCGGCAATCTTGCCCGCTGATATTGCTTTTTTGGTTGGCGAGCGCTTAGGACTCACCCCGTCACAGCTGCGACTACATGGACGTGAGCTACTATTACCCGCCCAGATGCAGCAGTTAAATGCTGACGTGGCCGCGCTCATTAACGGCCAGTCTTCCCAATACATCCTTGGTTACGCTTGGTTTCTTGGCGAGCAAATTAAGGTTAATGAGCACGTCCTAATTCCACGGTTTGAGACCGAAGAATTAGTTGCGTGGGTAGCGGCAGATCTTAAGCTACGGCAAGTGACGAAGCATGTTGATGTCCTTGATCTCGGCACGGGTTCGGGGGCAATCCTTGTAGGTCTTAGCACCTTGCTGAACGAAGCAGTTGTAAAACACGCGCTTAAATTACGGCTCAGTGCTAGCGATATCTCGGGGGATGCGCTGGCAGTTGCACGCAAGAATTTCAAGCAGCATAATTTAGCGGTGCAGACAATTTCGGCTGACGTCTTGCAGGGGCTCGGTAAATTCGATGTGATTGTCTCAAACCCGCCGTACATCATGGATGAAGAGGCTGCTGTTATGGATGCCTCTGTGCTATTGAACGAACCCCATCTGGCCCTCTTTGCGGGTGTTGATGGCCTTGATTTCTACCGGCGTTTTACCGCCCAGGTAGATGCACACCTGAGCGAGAACGGCTGTTTCTACCTCGAGTTTGGCTACAGGCAGAAACAGCTGTTGGCCGACCTCTTGACGGCAGAATTACCGAATTATACGTTCGAGTTTAGGCAAGACATGGAGGGGCATGACCGCATGGTGCGGGGAATTAAACATGAAACGAAGGATTAA
- a CDS encoding F0F1 ATP synthase subunit gamma — MAESLLELKRKITSTQKTGQITSAMQMVSGVKLSQTEKLDKGYTVYNDKIRATVTHLMASEVFNQLKNREDFDGDYSEIDITDLFDLGNLNVLIKPRAEIKKVGYLVITGDRGLVGSYNSSIIKNMMSLVQNARDRGREPEILAVGSIGAQFFKKQDINVVYEYRGISDVPSFNEVREIVTTAVNMYLNGVYDELYVCYTHHVNTISSQFRAEKMLPISDIDITEAVDDDQPTGRVDYLTEPSLDSVLQAILPQFAQSMIFGAILDAKTAEHASSMTAMDNATKNAKDVVSSLTTKLNRARQAQITTEITEIIGGAAALE; from the coding sequence GTGGCAGAATCACTACTTGAATTAAAACGAAAAATCACTTCGACCCAGAAAACGGGGCAAATCACTAGTGCCATGCAAATGGTATCAGGTGTGAAGCTATCACAAACTGAGAAGCTTGACAAAGGCTATACTGTCTATAACGACAAGATCCGGGCTACCGTTACGCATCTGATGGCATCAGAGGTCTTCAACCAATTGAAGAACCGTGAGGACTTCGATGGTGACTATTCTGAGATTGATATCACTGACTTATTTGATCTTGGCAACCTGAATGTTTTGATTAAACCAAGGGCTGAGATTAAGAAGGTCGGCTACCTCGTTATCACGGGTGACCGCGGACTGGTTGGCTCTTATAACAGTTCAATCATTAAGAATATGATGTCATTGGTCCAAAATGCCCGTGACCGTGGTCGTGAGCCGGAGATACTGGCTGTCGGTAGTATCGGCGCCCAATTCTTCAAGAAGCAGGATATCAATGTTGTTTACGAGTACAGAGGCATCAGTGATGTGCCGAGCTTTAACGAGGTGCGGGAGATTGTCACGACCGCTGTTAACATGTATCTAAATGGGGTTTATGACGAGCTGTACGTTTGTTATACGCACCATGTGAACACCATTTCCTCGCAGTTTCGTGCGGAGAAAATGCTGCCAATTTCGGACATTGATATTACGGAGGCCGTGGATGACGACCAGCCAACAGGGCGTGTCGACTATCTGACCGAGCCCTCGTTAGACTCCGTTTTGCAGGCTATTCTTCCTCAATTTGCCCAAAGTATGATTTTTGGTGCGATTCTGGATGCCAAAACTGCGGAGCATGCTAGTTCAATGACTGCGATGGACAACGCGACGAAGAATGCGAAGGACGTTGTCAGTTCGTTAACGACGAAATTAAATAGAGCCAGACAAGCGCAGATTACAACCGAAATCACCGAGATTATCGGTGGTGCAGCTGCACTTGAATAA
- a CDS encoding F0F1 ATP synthase subunit epsilon, whose amino-acid sequence MDNETKLITVSIVTPNGVQYEHHGQIVVLDAIDGELGIMAGHEPIVTPLNIGSVQVKRIHSHDEQTDEIAVNGGYVEFSNDVATIIADSAERARDIDINRAESAKERAVRHIEEAKKKHDVSSQKRAEVALRRAINRINVYSSKK is encoded by the coding sequence ATGGATAACGAAACTAAACTAATTACCGTATCCATTGTGACCCCAAACGGTGTGCAATATGAACATCATGGTCAGATTGTGGTTCTTGACGCCATTGATGGTGAACTCGGAATAATGGCGGGGCACGAGCCCATCGTTACGCCACTGAATATCGGTTCTGTCCAGGTTAAGAGAATCCACAGTCATGACGAACAAACCGACGAAATAGCCGTTAATGGTGGTTACGTCGAGTTTAGCAATGATGTGGCAACGATTATCGCCGATAGTGCAGAACGAGCACGAGATATCGATATTAACCGGGCAGAATCTGCTAAGGAACGCGCGGTACGTCATATTGAAGAGGCGAAGAAGAAACACGATGTGAGTTCTCAAAAGAGAGCCGAGGTCGCACTTCGTCGTGCAATTAATCGAATCAACGTGTATAGTAGCAAGAAATAG
- the atpH gene encoding ATP synthase F1 subunit delta, translating to MKLSSEELGKRYATALYDFASERNLVSDIKSELATLQEVLQSNQSFLAAFSNPALNLDQKRSFIRALENHFSQEMQNFLQLLFDYQRMQSLPDVIEAYNKIYDARHRIAHGEVISATKMSAEQLTQLAAAYAKMNDLERFELENSVDESLLGGVILKTDGKVIDGSIRTKIATLRSNLVNNI from the coding sequence ATGAAATTAAGTAGTGAGGAACTTGGAAAACGTTATGCAACGGCCTTGTACGATTTTGCCAGTGAACGTAATCTGGTTTCGGACATTAAGTCCGAACTGGCAACTTTACAGGAAGTATTGCAGAGTAACCAGTCTTTTCTGGCTGCCTTCTCGAATCCAGCACTAAACCTGGACCAGAAGAGAAGTTTCATCAGGGCATTAGAAAATCACTTTTCACAGGAGATGCAGAATTTCCTCCAATTACTCTTCGACTATCAGAGAATGCAGTCCTTACCGGATGTCATTGAAGCTTACAATAAGATTTATGACGCACGGCACCGGATTGCTCACGGTGAGGTAATCTCAGCGACTAAGATGTCGGCAGAGCAGTTGACACAACTTGCTGCAGCCTACGCCAAGATGAATGACTTAGAGCGGTTTGAACTGGAGAATTCGGTTGATGAGTCACTCCTCGGTGGGGTGATTCTGAAGACGGATGGTAAGGTAATCGACGGCTCAATTAGAACAAAGATAGCTACTCTTCGGAGTAACCTAGTTAATAATATATAA
- the atpF gene encoding F0F1 ATP synthase subunit B, producing the protein MILQPLAGMALELGDMLFYLLTFAILMILVGKFAWGPVTAMMEKRREQVTYDLDHAADLNKKATELVAAKTQALQNSKNEAVEIIANAKTNGENHKQKLLNDADKEAAEIREKANVAAVKAKEDALKEARAQVADLSVTIAEKLIQKELSEADQSELIDSFIKGLEKS; encoded by the coding sequence ATGATCCTTCAACCTTTAGCAGGTATGGCGCTTGAACTGGGTGATATGCTCTTTTATCTTTTGACCTTCGCAATCCTCATGATTTTAGTGGGGAAATTTGCCTGGGGCCCAGTCACTGCCATGATGGAGAAGCGGCGTGAGCAGGTTACTTATGACCTCGATCACGCAGCGGATTTGAACAAAAAAGCAACTGAGCTTGTGGCGGCAAAGACACAAGCATTACAGAATTCTAAGAACGAAGCCGTTGAGATTATCGCGAACGCGAAAACAAACGGTGAGAACCATAAGCAAAAGCTGTTGAACGATGCGGACAAGGAAGCTGCAGAGATACGCGAGAAGGCAAATGTCGCAGCAGTGAAGGCTAAAGAGGATGCTCTAAAAGAAGCTCGGGCACAGGTCGCTGATCTTTCAGTGACGATTGCCGAGAAGCTGATTCAAAAAGAGTTGTCTGAAGCAGACCAATCCGAGTTGATCGACTCCTTCATAAAGGGGCTTGAGAAATCATGA
- the atpD gene encoding F0F1 ATP synthase subunit beta, protein MSQGEIVQVIGPVVDVAFPLDNKLPEINNALKVLKQDDSSIILEVALELGDGVLRTIAMESTDGLQRGMKVEDTGSSISVPVGKETLGRVFNVLGETIDNGPEFPADFPREGIHKEAPKYDEISTSQDILETGIKVIDLLAPYVRGGKVGLFGGAGVGKTVLIQELIHNIAEEHGGISVFTGVGERTREGNDLYYEMKESGVLEKTAMVFGQMNEPPGARMRVALTGLTIAEYFRDVAGQDVLLFIDNIFRFTQAGSEVSALLGRMPSAVGYQPTLATEMGQLQERITSTKKGSVTSIQAIYVPADDYTDPAPATAFAHLDATTNLERKLVDQGIYPAVDPLESSSSALDPEVVGQEHYEVATEVQHELQRYRELQDIISVLGMDELSDEEKLIVQRARKIQFFLSQNFSVAEQFTGVPGSYVPIKDTINGFRRILDGELDSLPEDAFRGVGPIEDVIKKAKKMGVELASTTK, encoded by the coding sequence TTGAGTCAAGGTGAAATTGTTCAAGTTATTGGGCCTGTTGTCGATGTGGCGTTTCCGCTAGATAACAAGTTACCAGAAATCAACAATGCTTTAAAAGTCCTGAAACAAGACGATAGCTCAATAATTCTTGAAGTTGCGCTTGAATTAGGTGATGGGGTTCTGCGGACGATTGCCATGGAATCAACCGATGGATTGCAACGTGGCATGAAAGTTGAGGATACTGGTTCTTCAATCAGTGTGCCTGTTGGTAAGGAAACACTGGGACGTGTTTTCAATGTTCTCGGTGAGACCATCGACAACGGACCAGAATTCCCCGCTGATTTCCCCCGTGAAGGTATTCATAAAGAAGCACCTAAATACGATGAGATCAGTACTAGTCAAGATATTCTCGAGACAGGAATTAAGGTTATCGATTTACTAGCGCCATATGTGCGTGGTGGTAAAGTCGGATTATTCGGTGGTGCCGGTGTTGGTAAAACCGTTTTAATCCAAGAATTGATTCACAACATTGCAGAGGAGCACGGTGGTATTTCCGTCTTCACTGGTGTTGGTGAACGGACGCGTGAGGGTAACGACCTCTACTATGAAATGAAGGAATCGGGCGTGCTCGAGAAGACTGCCATGGTCTTTGGTCAGATGAATGAGCCGCCTGGTGCCCGGATGCGTGTTGCATTGACTGGTTTGACGATTGCGGAATACTTCCGTGACGTTGCTGGCCAAGATGTATTGCTGTTCATCGACAATATTTTCCGTTTCACGCAAGCTGGTTCAGAGGTTTCGGCCCTTCTAGGACGGATGCCTTCAGCCGTTGGTTACCAACCAACGCTTGCAACTGAAATGGGTCAACTACAAGAAAGAATTACCTCAACCAAGAAGGGTTCAGTCACATCAATCCAGGCTATCTATGTACCTGCCGATGACTACACCGACCCGGCTCCAGCTACGGCCTTCGCACATTTGGATGCAACGACCAACCTGGAACGTAAACTGGTTGACCAAGGTATCTATCCTGCGGTTGATCCACTAGAGTCTTCATCTAGTGCGCTTGATCCGGAAGTTGTGGGTCAAGAACATTACGAAGTAGCAACGGAAGTGCAACACGAATTGCAAAGATACCGTGAGCTGCAAGATATTATCTCCGTTCTGGGGATGGATGAATTGTCTGATGAGGAGAAATTGATCGTGCAACGTGCACGTAAGATTCAGTTCTTCCTATCACAGAATTTCAGTGTCGCCGAGCAATTTACTGGCGTACCTGGTTCATATGTGCCAATCAAGGATACAATCAACGGTTTTAGAAGAATTCTTGATGGTGAACTTGACAGCTTGCCAGAAGATGCCTTTCGTGGTGTTGGTCCCATCGAAGACGTAATCAAAAAAGCGAAGAAGATGGGTGTCGAGTTAGCAAGTACGACGAAGTAG
- the glyA gene encoding serine hydroxymethyltransferase: protein MDYREQDQELWAAIGREEERQQHNIELIASENIVSKGVLAAQGSVLTNKYAEGYPGHRYYGGTQFVDQVETLAIERAKQLFGAEYANVQPHSGSSANMAAYYALLEHDDVVLAMDLSAGGHLTHGADVSFSGKTYHFYHYGLDPQTELIDYDEVSRMAQEVKPKLIVAGASAYSRAIDFKRFREIADSVGAKLMVDMAHIAGLVATGEHESPVPYSDVVTTTTHKTLRGPRGGLILAKAEYGKKINSAIFPGIQGGPLEHVIAGKAVALGEALQPEFKTYIHQVVLNARAMASVFADANDVRMISGGTDNHLILLDIQQTGHNGKEIQDLLDSVDITLNKNQIVHDPFGPFKTAGVRIGTPAITTRGFKVEESREVAHLVLDAIRSFDEPDKLAEIKERAHALTAKFPLDYEWH, encoded by the coding sequence ATGGATTATAGGGAACAGGATCAAGAATTATGGGCAGCAATTGGGCGCGAAGAAGAACGCCAACAGCATAACATCGAGCTGATTGCCTCCGAGAATATTGTGTCGAAGGGTGTGCTTGCAGCCCAAGGCAGCGTCTTGACGAACAAGTACGCGGAAGGCTACCCGGGCCACCGTTACTACGGTGGGACCCAGTTCGTCGATCAGGTGGAGACACTAGCGATTGAACGCGCTAAGCAGCTGTTTGGTGCAGAATATGCTAACGTGCAGCCTCACTCTGGTTCTAGCGCAAACATGGCCGCATACTACGCGCTACTCGAGCACGACGATGTGGTCCTCGCCATGGACCTTTCCGCTGGTGGTCACCTCACTCACGGTGCTGATGTGAGTTTCTCGGGGAAGACCTACCACTTCTACCACTACGGGTTAGACCCTCAGACCGAGTTGATCGATTACGATGAGGTTTCGCGTATGGCGCAGGAGGTCAAGCCCAAGCTGATCGTGGCTGGTGCGAGTGCCTATTCGCGGGCGATTGATTTCAAACGTTTCAGGGAAATTGCTGATTCTGTTGGCGCAAAACTCATGGTCGACATGGCGCACATTGCCGGTTTGGTGGCCACGGGCGAGCACGAGAGCCCCGTCCCTTACAGCGATGTTGTAACGACAACCACACACAAAACCCTGCGTGGACCACGTGGCGGCCTGATTTTGGCCAAAGCCGAATATGGCAAAAAAATCAATTCTGCCATCTTCCCCGGAATTCAGGGTGGGCCACTAGAACACGTCATTGCCGGCAAGGCTGTGGCTCTTGGAGAAGCCCTACAACCAGAATTCAAGACTTACATTCATCAAGTTGTATTGAACGCGCGGGCGATGGCTTCGGTCTTTGCAGACGCTAATGACGTGCGGATGATTTCTGGTGGCACAGACAACCACTTGATTTTGCTAGATATCCAGCAGACGGGCCATAACGGTAAGGAAATTCAGGATTTACTCGACTCGGTCGACATCACGCTCAACAAGAACCAGATTGTGCATGATCCATTTGGACCGTTCAAGACCGCCGGTGTCCGCATTGGCACACCAGCCATTACGACACGTGGCTTCAAGGTGGAAGAGAGCCGTGAAGTAGCGCACCTGGTGCTCGATGCCATCCGTAGTTTTGACGAGCCGGACAAGCTGGCCGAGATTAAGGAACGGGCGCATGCGCTTACAGCAAAATTTCCGTTAGATTATGAGTGGCATTAA
- the atpE gene encoding F0F1 ATP synthase subunit C: MNYIAAAITAGLAALAASYGNGKVISKTLEGIARQPESAGQLRSTMFIGVGLIEAVPILAIVVSFLILFL, translated from the coding sequence ATGAATTATATTGCAGCAGCAATTACAGCAGGACTAGCAGCCCTTGCAGCATCATATGGTAACGGAAAGGTTATCTCAAAGACTCTTGAAGGTATCGCACGCCAACCAGAAAGTGCTGGTCAACTACGTTCAACCATGTTTATCGGTGTTGGTTTGATTGAAGCCGTTCCTATCTTGGCTATCGTTGTATCATTCTTGATCTTATTCCTATAA
- a CDS encoding DUF1146 family protein yields MQTAGIHAGIVILIYLITVGMSFKALSAIKIENLIKPNHVFEAQLFILFSSLALGYLVGNLLIAIMDQSLSLRLLFF; encoded by the coding sequence ATGCAAACAGCAGGAATTCACGCAGGGATTGTCATTCTCATTTATCTGATTACAGTAGGAATGTCATTCAAGGCTTTGTCGGCAATCAAAATTGAAAACTTGATTAAACCAAACCACGTTTTCGAGGCACAGCTATTCATCCTTTTTAGCTCACTGGCTCTTGGCTATCTGGTTGGTAACTTACTGATAGCAATCATGGATCAATCGCTCAGCCTCCGGCTACTCTTCTTTTAG
- the atpB gene encoding F0F1 ATP synthase subunit A has protein sequence MGEKPVVVQFLGINFNLTNCISGLIAALFVFVLVYYLSRKIELRPNKKQNVLEYLVDFTNGIVESAVPGKEGRQFSLYALTMFLFIFMANQLGLFIEVVFNEHIVVKSPTASPLITMTLAAMTLLISYAFAVKKFGFKGYLRNYMHPVGFLLPINIIEEFTNFLTLSLRLYGNIYAGEVLLTLIGGRLAKSMGLISVVYSAPLAMIWQGFSVFIGSIQAYVFVTLSMVYISHKIVEE, from the coding sequence GTGGGTGAAAAACCAGTTGTAGTTCAGTTTCTGGGAATCAATTTTAACCTAACCAATTGCATCTCGGGGCTGATTGCTGCACTATTCGTTTTTGTTCTAGTCTATTATCTTTCGCGTAAGATTGAGCTTAGGCCAAACAAAAAACAAAACGTGCTCGAATACCTGGTGGATTTCACTAACGGAATTGTGGAGTCAGCGGTACCGGGTAAAGAGGGAAGGCAGTTTTCTCTATATGCTTTAACCATGTTTTTGTTCATTTTTATGGCGAACCAACTGGGATTGTTCATCGAGGTCGTCTTCAATGAACACATCGTAGTTAAATCACCGACAGCAAGTCCTTTGATTACAATGACATTAGCAGCGATGACGTTACTTATCTCGTACGCTTTTGCCGTGAAGAAGTTTGGCTTTAAAGGATACCTCAGGAACTACATGCATCCTGTAGGTTTCTTACTACCAATCAACATAATTGAAGAATTTACGAACTTTTTGACTTTGTCACTCCGGTTGTACGGAAATATCTACGCCGGTGAAGTTCTGCTTACTCTGATTGGCGGTCGCTTGGCGAAATCGATGGGCCTGATTTCCGTTGTCTACTCGGCGCCACTTGCCATGATTTGGCAAGGGTTCTCGGTATTCATCGGTTCCATCCAAGCATACGTTTTTGTAACATTATCTATGGTTTACATCTCGCATAAAATTGTCGAGGAATAA
- the upp gene encoding uracil phosphoribosyltransferase, whose translation MSKFTVLDHPLIQHKLTIIRDKNTGTKEFRQIANEIAGLMVYEITRDLPLRDVEIETPMGKTIQKELAGKKLAIVPILRAGLGMVDGVLELIPAAKVGHVGMYRDETTLKPHEYFVKMPPDIDQRDLIIVDPMLATGGSANMAIEALKKRGATSIRLVVLVAAPEGVQAVQAEHPDVDIYAAAEDEYLTDSGYIFPGLGDAGDRLFGTK comes from the coding sequence ATGAGTAAATTTACTGTCTTGGATCATCCGTTAATTCAACATAAATTAACGATTATTCGCGATAAGAATACGGGTACGAAAGAGTTCCGGCAAATCGCCAACGAGATTGCAGGCTTGATGGTGTATGAGATTACCCGCGATTTACCACTGAGAGATGTGGAAATTGAAACACCGATGGGCAAGACTATCCAGAAGGAGCTCGCAGGTAAGAAGTTGGCGATTGTGCCAATTCTGCGTGCCGGACTTGGGATGGTTGATGGTGTGCTGGAATTAATTCCAGCAGCCAAAGTTGGCCATGTGGGGATGTATCGCGACGAAACAACCCTCAAACCACACGAATACTTTGTCAAAATGCCGCCCGATATCGATCAGCGTGACCTGATTATTGTCGACCCAATGCTCGCAACCGGTGGATCCGCAAACATGGCGATCGAGGCCTTGAAGAAGCGCGGTGCTACATCCATTCGTTTGGTTGTGTTAGTGGCAGCACCTGAAGGGGTGCAGGCCGTGCAGGCAGAACACCCTGACGTGGATATCTATGCAGCAGCAGAGGATGAATACTTAACCGATTCAGGCTATATTTTCCCTGGACTCGGAGATGCCGGCGACCGCCTCTTTGGCACAAAATAG
- the atpA gene encoding F0F1 ATP synthase subunit alpha, with protein sequence MSIKAEEISALIKQQLESFDEQLKVDEVGTVTYIGDGIARAHGLNNALSNELLEFANGSYGIAQNLETNDVGIIILGKYDDIREGDTVKRTGKIMEVPVGEALIGRVVNPLGQPIDGQGPINTTKTRPIESPAPGVMARQSVSEPLQTGIKAIDALVPIGRGQRELVIGDRKTGKTSIAIDTIINQKGQDIICIYVAIGQKESTVRAQVETLKRFGAMDYTIVVEAGPSEPAPMLYIAPYAGTAMGEEFMYNGKHVLVVFDDLSKQAVSYREISLLLRRPPGREAYPGDVFYLHSRLLERSAKLNDELGGGSMTALPFIQTQAGDISAYIPTNVISITDGQIFLQSDLFFAGTRPAINAGESVSRVGGAAQIKAMKKVAGTLRVDLASYRELESFAQFGSDLDSATQAKLNRGRRTVEVLKQPLHQPLPVEKQVLILFALTHGCIDDVPVQDIQKYQDQLFDFFDANHADMLDTIKTTGNLPDEDELLKAVKEFRDGFAS encoded by the coding sequence TTGAGCATTAAAGCTGAAGAAATCAGCGCGTTAATTAAACAACAACTGGAAAGTTTTGACGAACAGTTGAAGGTCGATGAGGTTGGTACCGTTACTTACATTGGTGATGGTATTGCTCGGGCTCATGGGCTGAACAATGCGTTAAGTAATGAATTACTTGAATTTGCCAATGGTTCTTACGGTATTGCACAAAACCTGGAAACTAACGATGTTGGTATCATTATTTTGGGTAAGTACGACGATATCCGCGAGGGAGACACGGTCAAACGGACGGGTAAAATCATGGAAGTACCCGTTGGTGAGGCACTGATAGGTCGCGTGGTTAATCCACTAGGTCAGCCGATTGATGGTCAAGGACCAATCAATACGACGAAGACCAGACCAATCGAAAGTCCTGCACCAGGTGTCATGGCACGACAGTCTGTCTCTGAACCATTGCAGACGGGAATCAAGGCCATTGATGCCCTTGTACCAATCGGTCGGGGCCAACGTGAGTTGGTCATCGGTGACCGAAAGACTGGTAAGACGTCGATTGCGATTGACACAATCATCAACCAAAAGGGACAGGATATTATCTGTATCTACGTCGCAATTGGTCAAAAGGAATCGACTGTGCGTGCACAGGTTGAGACCTTGAAGCGTTTCGGTGCGATGGATTATACCATCGTCGTTGAGGCCGGCCCAAGTGAGCCAGCACCAATGCTTTATATTGCACCATATGCTGGTACAGCAATGGGTGAGGAATTCATGTACAACGGCAAGCATGTTCTTGTGGTCTTTGATGATCTATCGAAACAAGCTGTTTCATACCGTGAAATATCATTGCTGCTCCGTCGTCCGCCTGGTCGTGAAGCATATCCTGGTGATGTGTTCTACCTCCACTCACGTCTATTAGAGCGTTCTGCCAAGTTAAACGATGAACTGGGTGGCGGTTCGATGACCGCTTTACCATTCATCCAGACACAGGCTGGGGATATTAGTGCGTACATTCCAACCAACGTAATTTCAATTACTGATGGGCAAATTTTCTTGCAGAGTGACCTGTTCTTCGCTGGAACAAGACCTGCCATTAATGCCGGTGAATCTGTTTCCCGTGTTGGTGGTGCAGCGCAAATTAAGGCAATGAAGAAGGTTGCCGGAACACTGCGTGTGGATCTGGCTTCTTACCGTGAGCTTGAGTCATTTGCGCAATTTGGTTCTGATCTTGATTCGGCCACACAGGCTAAGCTTAACCGTGGTCGGCGGACTGTCGAGGTGCTTAAACAACCACTCCATCAGCCGCTACCGGTTGAGAAGCAAGTGCTGATTTTGTTTGCCTTGACTCATGGTTGCATCGATGATGTGCCTGTACAAGACATTCAGAAGTATCAAGACCAACTATTCGACTTCTTCGACGCTAATCACGCCGATATGTTGGATACCATCAAGACGACTGGTAACCTACCAGACGAAGACGAGTTATTAAAAGCAGTTAAAGAATTTAGAGATGGCTTTGCCAGTTAA
- a CDS encoding L-threonylcarbamoyladenylate synthase, whose translation METKIFNSNEIEQAVKHLEAGELIAFPTETVYGLGADATNAVAVAKVYEAKGRPSDNPLIVTVADEAMMAQYALEIPLKAQQLIDAYWPGPLTILLNVKPNTLPTVVTGGLKTAAFRNPADELTRQLIEKLGRPIVGPSANTSTKPSPTTANHVYHDLRGKIAGIVDGGTTEIGLESTIVDLTVDPAVILRPGQITPAEISAVIGETTDYNHNQVGAKEVPKAPGMKYRHYAPKAQVVVVDRVADFAQIDFTDPTVALVALAEVIAKYSTPNSFSLGESVATAAHNLFAALRFFDDQPNIKTIYVQGFKAGEIAPAYMNRLNKSAAGKHFNV comes from the coding sequence ATGGAAACGAAAATATTTAACAGTAACGAAATTGAGCAGGCAGTGAAGCACCTAGAAGCCGGAGAGCTGATAGCCTTTCCGACGGAGACCGTCTACGGTTTGGGAGCAGATGCTACAAACGCGGTGGCGGTGGCTAAGGTCTATGAGGCTAAGGGTCGGCCCAGCGACAATCCGTTGATTGTCACGGTGGCCGACGAGGCAATGATGGCGCAGTATGCGCTTGAAATTCCGCTAAAGGCACAGCAGCTCATTGATGCTTACTGGCCTGGCCCTTTGACCATCCTGTTAAACGTCAAGCCGAACACTCTACCGACCGTCGTGACCGGTGGTTTGAAAACGGCGGCCTTTCGTAACCCAGCGGACGAGCTAACGCGGCAGTTGATTGAAAAACTTGGCCGACCAATCGTCGGCCCGTCGGCGAATACCTCAACGAAACCTAGTCCGACGACCGCAAACCACGTCTACCACGACCTGCGTGGTAAGATAGCCGGAATCGTTGATGGAGGCACCACTGAGATAGGGCTCGAGTCGACCATTGTCGACTTGACCGTCGACCCCGCGGTGATTCTGCGTCCGGGTCAGATTACACCAGCGGAAATTTCCGCTGTAATTGGTGAGACCACTGACTACAACCACAATCAGGTTGGCGCAAAAGAGGTACCGAAGGCACCGGGCATGAAGTACAGGCACTACGCACCTAAGGCGCAAGTGGTGGTTGTCGATCGGGTAGCGGACTTCGCCCAAATTGATTTTACTGATCCCACTGTAGCGCTAGTGGCACTGGCTGAAGTTATCGCAAAATATTCAACTCCAAATTCATTTTCTTTAGGTGAATCGGTCGCGACGGCCGCGCATAATCTTTTTGCTGCACTACGTTTCTTTGACGACCAACCAAATATCAAAACCATCTACGTTCAAGGATTTAAGGCAGGGGAGATTGCGCCCGCTTACATGAATCGCCTCAATAAATCAGCTGCAGGTAAACATTTTAATGTTTAA